In Clostridium sp. JN-1, one genomic interval encodes:
- a CDS encoding response regulator transcription factor produces the protein MDKNVVLIVDDDENIRELLTIMLKNQNIDSLCAKDGVEALEILKNEKVDLILLDIMMPRMDGMMACMKIRESLNLPIIILSAKEDDADKIMGLTIGADDYISKPFNSMLLIAKIKSHLRRYKEFNSNFHGNLNLIKIQDMLIDTDKHIVKVDDNEINLTPHEFEILTLLAKNKDNVLSIKQIYENIWNEPYIEFDRTVTVHIRRLRQKLKKDYIKTVWGVGYKIES, from the coding sequence ATGGACAAAAATGTAGTTTTAATTGTAGATGACGATGAAAATATACGTGAACTCTTAACTATAATGTTAAAAAATCAAAATATAGATTCACTATGTGCAAAAGATGGAGTAGAAGCACTAGAAATTTTAAAAAATGAAAAGGTAGATTTGATACTTTTAGATATAATGATGCCAAGAATGGACGGCATGATGGCATGTATGAAAATAAGGGAAAGTTTAAACTTACCTATTATAATACTGTCTGCTAAAGAAGATGATGCAGATAAAATAATGGGACTTACTATTGGAGCCGATGATTACATTTCAAAACCATTTAATTCAATGCTTTTAATTGCAAAGATAAAGTCTCATCTAAGAAGATACAAGGAATTTAATTCAAACTTTCATGGTAATTTAAATTTAATTAAAATACAGGACATGCTTATAGATACAGATAAGCATATTGTAAAAGTAGATGATAATGAAATAAATTTAACTCCACATGAGTTTGAAATTTTAACCCTGCTTGCAAAAAATAAAGATAATGTGTTAAGCATAAAACAAATATATGAAAATATATGGAATGAACCTTATATTGAATTTGACAGGACAGTTACAGTACACATAAGAAGGCTGCGGCAAAAACTAAAAAAAGACTACATAAAAACTGTATGGGGAGTTGGTTATAAAATTGAAAGTTAA
- a CDS encoding ABC transporter ATP-binding protein produces MSFLEVLRLENVSKTIRKREIVKNLNLSVNEGEIFGFLGPNGAGKTTTIKMIVGFLKPTSGKIYINGDEIKNNRISYISNMAAMVEAPDMYPYLTGAQNLRQLARLDRNISESDIDEAVKLAGLSDRIDDKFKKYSLGMKQRLGIAQVLMGNKKVWILDEPTNGLDPSGMIHFRNLFKKYSREKKVTMFISSHILGEMESMCDRVAFLNEGEIKGIEDVNNMKGNLEKRYLEVVVGGEDDDFFNN; encoded by the coding sequence GTGAGCTTTTTGGAAGTATTGAGATTAGAAAATGTATCAAAGACTATAAGAAAGAGAGAAATTGTGAAAAACTTAAATTTAAGCGTAAATGAGGGCGAGATTTTTGGATTTTTAGGACCCAATGGTGCAGGAAAGACTACAACTATAAAGATGATTGTTGGATTTTTAAAGCCTACCAGCGGCAAAATTTATATAAATGGAGATGAGATTAAAAATAATAGAATAAGCTATATAAGCAATATGGCAGCTATGGTTGAAGCACCGGATATGTATCCATATTTAACGGGGGCTCAAAATTTAAGACAGCTGGCAAGGCTAGATAGAAATATCAGTGAATCTGATATAGATGAAGCTGTAAAGCTAGCTGGATTAAGTGACAGAATTGATGATAAGTTTAAAAAGTATTCTCTTGGAATGAAGCAGAGGCTTGGAATTGCACAGGTTCTCATGGGAAACAAGAAGGTATGGATACTGGATGAACCAACTAATGGACTTGATCCAAGTGGAATGATTCATTTTAGAAATTTATTTAAAAAGTATTCCAGGGAGAAGAAAGTTACCATGTTTATATCATCACACATACTTGGCGAAATGGAATCCATGTGTGATAGAGTTGCATTCTTAAATGAAGGCGAAATTAAGGGAATAGAAGATGTAAACAATATGAAGGGAAATCTTGAAAAAAGATATCTTGAAGTTGTTGTAGGGGGAGAAGATGATGATTTTTTCAATAATTAA
- a CDS encoding ABC transporter permease subunit → MMIFSIIKNEIIKIFYRRKFLICSIILLLVAVFSILAVNSENGEKGFQKDKRVEQYYKDQKKSVKDKAKLAEIQEHIDGIDRMIKNYEFEKTHPLAWKDNLKKDIKLMESVDDSKMDDAKKEQRKVEIAYDKYLLENNIKPISELKATGYVLFNNYILILEFGMIVIFLVTVFMAVDSVSSEYAPPTLKLLLLRPVTKTKLLFGKFLAYAISSSALVVIFNLIFFLFGEIVYGFDSFKYPVPIGPAFKHSSIQNVDLHKFISVIPGTSSIMPLYKFLIEFMILQIIFIIAATSFCILISTLIKNNAAATSTAILFGVAYMILSKVPALSDISDIMSAFFIDLGNPRNIITRQIVQDTGAYYINSLSAGLIMFIWTILFLGISIIAAEKREEYI, encoded by the coding sequence ATGATGATTTTTTCAATAATTAAAAATGAAATAATTAAGATATTTTATAGAAGAAAATTTTTAATATGTTCCATTATATTGCTGCTTGTAGCTGTATTTTCAATACTGGCTGTAAATAGTGAGAATGGAGAGAAAGGATTTCAAAAAGACAAGAGGGTAGAACAATACTATAAAGATCAAAAAAAGTCAGTAAAAGATAAAGCAAAGCTTGCAGAAATTCAAGAACATATTGATGGTATTGATAGAATGATAAAAAACTATGAATTTGAAAAAACACATCCTTTGGCTTGGAAAGATAATTTAAAAAAAGATATAAAACTTATGGAAAGTGTTGATGACAGTAAAATGGATGATGCTAAAAAGGAACAAAGAAAAGTTGAAATTGCTTATGATAAATATTTATTAGAAAATAACATAAAGCCAATTAGTGAGCTTAAAGCTACAGGATACGTATTATTTAATAATTATATTCTTATTTTGGAGTTTGGTATGATTGTGATATTTTTGGTAACAGTATTTATGGCAGTAGATAGTGTTTCCAGTGAATATGCACCACCTACTTTAAAGCTCCTGCTTTTAAGACCTGTTACAAAAACAAAACTTTTATTTGGCAAGTTTTTAGCGTATGCCATTTCAAGTTCTGCACTTGTAGTTATTTTTAATTTAATATTTTTCTTGTTTGGAGAAATTGTATATGGTTTTGATAGCTTTAAGTATCCAGTCCCTATAGGTCCCGCATTTAAGCACAGCAGCATACAAAATGTGGATTTGCATAAATTTATATCTGTTATTCCAGGAACTTCAAGTATTATGCCTCTTTACAAATTTTTAATTGAATTTATGATTTTACAGATAATCTTTATAATTGCAGCTACAAGTTTTTGTATTTTAATATCCACTCTAATTAAGAATAATGCAGCAGCAACATCCACAGCTATACTATTTGGAGTAGCTTATATGATACTTTCGAAAGTTCCTGCATTATCTGATATATCGGATATTATGTCTGCATTTTTTATAGATCTTGGCAATCCGAGAAATATAATAACAAGACAAATTGTACAAGATACTGGTGCATATTACATAAATTCTTTATCTGCGGGTTTAATAATGTTTATATGGACTATATTATTTTTAGGGATAAGTATAATTGCAGCAGAAAAAAGAGAAGAG